The following proteins are encoded in a genomic region of Shinella zoogloeoides:
- a CDS encoding AAA family ATPase — translation MANTEHMIVVTGGPGSGKSSLIDAMAQRGFRTMPEAGRAIIRDQIRIGGKALPWADRALFAELMLGWELRSYQEALASDALVLMDRGMPDVVGYLTLCGLPVPAHFETAAKTYPYNKRVFLAPYWDAIFTQDTERKQDRQEAEATGMVMAETYGRLGYQIVELPLVGIEQRADFVAENLRA, via the coding sequence ATGGCAAATACTGAACACATGATCGTCGTAACCGGTGGCCCCGGTTCCGGCAAAAGCAGTCTGATCGATGCCATGGCCCAGCGCGGCTTCCGCACCATGCCCGAGGCCGGCAGGGCGATCATTCGAGACCAGATCAGGATCGGCGGTAAAGCTTTGCCTTGGGCGGATCGCGCACTCTTCGCCGAACTCATGTTGGGCTGGGAACTGCGTTCTTATCAGGAGGCACTTGCAAGTGACGCGCTTGTCTTGATGGACCGTGGTATGCCGGATGTTGTTGGTTATCTCACACTCTGCGGCCTGCCTGTGCCTGCTCATTTCGAGACGGCGGCCAAAACCTACCCTTACAACAAGCGGGTTTTTCTCGCCCCGTATTGGGATGCCATCTTCACGCAAGACACTGAGCGCAAACAGGACAGGCAAGAGGCCGAGGCGACCGGTATGGTCATGGCTGAGACTTATGGCAGGCTTGGCTATCAGATAGTCGAGCTGCCGCTGGTGGGAATCGAGCAGCGGGCCGACTTCGTTGCTGAAAATTTGAGAGCTTAG
- a CDS encoding ATP-dependent Clp protease proteolytic subunit, which yields MREAMQLVPMVIEQSSRGERSFDIYSRLLRERIIFLNGEVNDTVSALVCAQLLFLEAENPKKPIQLYINSPGGVVTSGLAMYDTMRYIRAPVHTLCMGTARSMGSFLLMAGEPGERAALPNASILIHQPSGGFQGQASDMLIHAEEILKTKQRMTRLYAEHCKRSYEEFEQAMDRDRFMTVEEALEWGLIDRVLTERETGAASEVAG from the coding sequence ATGCGCGAAGCGATGCAACTCGTCCCTATGGTCATCGAGCAATCCAGCCGTGGCGAACGCTCTTTCGACATCTATTCCCGCCTTCTGCGCGAGAGGATCATTTTCCTGAACGGTGAGGTCAACGACACCGTTTCCGCGCTCGTCTGCGCGCAGCTACTGTTTCTGGAAGCCGAGAATCCCAAGAAGCCAATTCAGCTATACATCAATTCTCCCGGTGGCGTCGTTACCAGCGGGCTCGCCATGTATGACACCATGCGATACATCCGCGCTCCGGTGCATACTCTTTGTATGGGGACGGCCCGCTCGATGGGGTCATTCCTGCTGATGGCCGGCGAACCCGGCGAACGCGCGGCATTGCCGAACGCCAGCATCCTGATTCACCAACCATCAGGCGGATTCCAAGGGCAGGCGTCGGATATGCTGATCCATGCCGAGGAGATCCTGAAAACCAAGCAGCGCATGACCCGGCTCTACGCGGAGCATTGCAAACGCAGTTATGAAGAGTTCGAACAAGCCATGGACCGCGACCGCTTCATGACGGTGGAAGAAGCGTTGGAATGGGGTTTGATCGATCGCGTCTTGACGGAGCGCGAAACCGGCGCGGCCTCGGAAGTTGCTGGATGA
- a CDS encoding DUF3363 domain-containing protein → MESTASVCIRVVNGSPYPRRHPDRPGRGDSPAVRPHHHRHRRGRHLSTLEQAKFEGRVPGGDYEGYVDAHVRRLEALRRAGIVERIDADQWRIPNDLVSRAADYDAGRDRQASVRVLSPINLERQIHSDGATWLDRRLIHSETADIAPAGFGQQVREAMDQRREHHIEQGDATRARNGRIFYRSSLLATLREREVARVGGEMAESKGLPFRAATDGENISGKFTGTVQLSSGKFAVVEQSHEFTLVPWRPVIDRQLGREVMGVVQGGSVSWQLGRQRGIML, encoded by the coding sequence ATTGAATCGACCGCCAGCGTTTGCATCAGGGTCGTCAACGGAAGCCCGTATCCGCGGCGTCATCCAGATCGGCCCGGCCGAGGCGACAGCCCGGCCGTCCGACCGCACCATCACCGCCATCGCCGAGGACGGCATCTATCGACCCTGGAACAGGCGAAATTCGAGGGCCGCGTTCCCGGTGGCGACTATGAGGGCTATGTCGATGCCCATGTTCGTCGGCTGGAGGCATTGCGCCGCGCCGGGATCGTCGAGCGCATCGACGCCGACCAATGGCGCATCCCCAATGATCTGGTTAGCCGCGCCGCCGACTACGATGCCGGCCGAGACCGGCAGGCCAGTGTTCGCGTCCTGTCACCCATCAATCTGGAAAGGCAGATACATTCGGACGGCGCGACGTGGCTGGACCGGCGATTGATCCACAGCGAAACCGCCGATATTGCGCCGGCCGGTTTCGGCCAGCAGGTGCGCGAGGCCATGGACCAGCGCCGCGAGCATCATATCGAGCAAGGCGACGCTACCCGAGCACGGAATGGCCGCATCTTCTACCGGAGCAGCCTTCTCGCCACCCTGCGCGAGCGCGAGGTTGCCCGTGTTGGCGGGGAGATGGCCGAGAGCAAGGGCCTGCCTTTCCGTGCCGCCACGGACGGCGAGAACATCAGCGGCAAATTCACCGGCACCGTGCAGCTATCGAGCGGCAAGTTCGCCGTGGTCGAGCAGTCCCACGAGTTTACCTTGGTCCCATGGCGGCCGGTCATAGACCGACAGCTCGGTCGCGAGGTTATGGGCGTCGTTCAGGGCGGATCGGTGTCGTGGCAGCTAGGGCGGCAACGAGGGATTATGTTGTGA
- the trbK-alt gene encoding putative entry exclusion protein TrbK-alt, with product MDGKMLARLGAVVFVAVAITATAIELTRKDEVNVPEPARAVERSIDALRVEQRRCQQLGEAAGKDAGCLRVWAETRDRFLGRTPQPVAPAANDAR from the coding sequence ATGGACGGCAAGATGCTGGCCCGGCTGGGCGCCGTCGTCTTCGTGGCTGTCGCGATCACAGCGACGGCCATCGAGCTGACCCGCAAGGACGAGGTAAATGTCCCGGAGCCGGCGCGGGCCGTCGAGCGCTCGATCGATGCGCTTCGCGTCGAACAGCGACGGTGCCAGCAGCTTGGCGAGGCCGCCGGCAAGGATGCCGGATGCCTGCGCGTCTGGGCCGAGACCCGCGATCGCTTTCTCGGCCGCACGCCGCAGCCGGTCGCGCCCGCGGCGAATGACGCACGGTGA
- a CDS encoding ArsR/SmtB family transcription factor, with amino-acid sequence MIPNDIFKALADPTRRAIFEKLASGSMNAVTLRQGMEISQPAMSQHLSVLRNAKLVREERQGRFVNYEVDPEGLALIAEWLAKYRAYWPARIDALKSLLRDMDQ; translated from the coding sequence ATGATCCCGAACGACATATTCAAAGCTCTGGCCGATCCGACACGCCGCGCGATTTTCGAGAAGCTGGCGTCCGGCAGCATGAACGCCGTCACACTGCGGCAGGGTATGGAAATTAGTCAGCCGGCGATGTCGCAACATCTCTCTGTCCTGCGCAACGCCAAGCTGGTGCGGGAAGAACGTCAGGGCCGCTTTGTGAACTATGAGGTCGATCCAGAGGGGCTGGCACTCATCGCGGAATGGCTGGCGAAGTATCGGGCCTATTGGCCTGCGAGAATTGACGCTTTGAAGAGCTTACTAAGGGACATGGACCAATGA
- a CDS encoding cation diffusion facilitator family transporter, with protein sequence MADHSHSHSDHHGHDHDHSHVPTVTKENERKILISFFIIFIFMVVEAVGGVISGSLALLADAGHMLTDAIALGLAYVAFRLGRRVADSQRTFGYARFEVIAGLINALTLFGIVAWIVYEAIERFQEPQPVMAGSMFVVAIIGMLVNLFVLWYLTRGDSDHVNVKGAVLHVMGDLLGSVGAIIAAIVIWYTGWTPIDPILSVFVSLLILRSAWSLLRNTLHILLEGAPDNAGAEKISEHLRKTVPGIQSVHHVHVWSLTSGRVLATLQVQPMEGVDVRTVMQQVDHELKTQFKIEHPTIGIDWDGVASCTLEEPSKAAVSHAGHSH encoded by the coding sequence ATGGCAGACCACTCTCACTCCCACAGCGACCACCACGGCCACGATCATGATCACTCACACGTACCGACCGTAACGAAGGAAAACGAGCGCAAGATCCTCATTTCCTTCTTCATCATCTTCATCTTCATGGTCGTCGAGGCAGTCGGCGGTGTGATCTCCGGTTCGCTCGCGCTGCTTGCCGATGCGGGACATATGCTGACCGACGCCATCGCGCTCGGTCTCGCCTACGTTGCCTTCCGCCTCGGCCGCCGCGTCGCCGACAGCCAGCGCACCTTCGGCTATGCCCGCTTCGAGGTGATTGCGGGCCTCATCAACGCCCTTACCCTGTTCGGCATCGTCGCCTGGATCGTCTACGAGGCCATCGAGCGCTTCCAAGAGCCGCAGCCGGTCATGGCCGGTTCGATGTTCGTCGTCGCCATCATCGGCATGCTCGTGAACCTCTTCGTCCTCTGGTATCTGACGCGCGGCGACTCCGATCACGTCAATGTCAAGGGCGCCGTGCTGCATGTCATGGGCGATCTGCTCGGCTCGGTCGGCGCGATCATTGCCGCCATCGTCATCTGGTACACTGGCTGGACCCCGATCGATCCCATCCTGTCGGTGTTCGTGTCGCTGCTGATCCTGCGCAGCGCCTGGAGCCTGCTCAGGAACACGCTGCATATCCTGCTCGAAGGTGCGCCCGACAACGCCGGCGCGGAGAAGATCTCCGAGCATCTTCGAAAGACCGTTCCCGGCATCCAGAGCGTCCACCACGTCCATGTCTGGTCGCTGACTTCCGGCCGTGTGCTGGCAACCCTTCAGGTGCAGCCGATGGAAGGCGTCGATGTGCGCACCGTCATGCAGCAAGTCGACCACGAGCTGAAGACGCAGTTCAAGATCGAGCACCCGACGATCGGGATCGACTGGGACGGCGTGGCCAGTTGCACCCTGGAGGAGCCGAGCAAGGCGGCTGTGTCCCACGCAGGGCATTCGCACTGA
- a CDS encoding ArsR/SmtB family transcription factor: protein MNKADPLSTQELNFLSETFRLLGDPSRLRILLHCEEGPKSVTDISETLELSQSLVSHHLRLLRGARLVTRVRHSKQMFYEISDQHVGDVLLDMLSHVREEREGVAERDASVQHS from the coding sequence TTGAACAAGGCAGATCCCCTTTCGACCCAGGAGTTGAACTTCCTATCCGAAACATTCCGCCTGCTGGGTGACCCCAGCAGGCTAAGGATTCTCCTCCATTGCGAGGAAGGCCCGAAGTCGGTCACCGATATCTCCGAAACGCTTGAGCTGTCGCAGTCGCTCGTCAGCCACCACCTGCGACTGCTTCGCGGCGCGCGGCTGGTAACGCGGGTCCGACATTCGAAGCAGATGTTCTACGAAATCTCCGATCAGCATGTGGGCGACGTCCTGCTCGATATGCTCTCCCATGTCCGTGAGGAACGAGAAGGCGTCGCCGAACGCGACGCCAGCGTTCAACACTCCTGA
- the trbG gene encoding P-type conjugative transfer protein TrbG, translating to MTPHFRNAANPAFRKSVITALLVSTAVLGGCASAKKPPAITYDSDVPPLPAVPAVTDTTPKPLHIPPAWTVSRGGGGASTPTARVENANLAARVEPRREGYYNAIQVYPWSDGALYQIYASPGQITNIALEPGESLTGAGPIAAGDTARWIIGDTESGSGETRRVHVLVKPSRAEISTNLVITTDRRTYMIELRSREKPYMPSVAWSYPRARGGSAQAIPTTPVIPAVAARNYRYGFASGDNPPWKPVSVYDDGRRVYIEFPRGIVQGELPPIFVIGPEGEAQIANTRTYRNVLIVDRLFGAAELRLGGGKRQQTVRIERIDGSSRATNVRQDKGGQSS from the coding sequence ATGACGCCGCACTTCCGCAATGCCGCAAACCCGGCTTTCCGTAAATCCGTGATCACGGCTTTGCTGGTATCGACTGCGGTGCTCGGCGGATGTGCTTCTGCGAAGAAGCCGCCTGCAATCACCTACGATTCCGACGTGCCGCCGCTGCCGGCCGTACCGGCTGTGACGGACACCACGCCAAAGCCGCTCCACATCCCGCCCGCCTGGACGGTGAGCCGGGGCGGCGGCGGAGCCAGTACGCCGACCGCCCGTGTCGAGAACGCCAATCTCGCCGCCCGCGTCGAGCCGCGACGCGAGGGCTATTACAACGCTATCCAGGTCTATCCGTGGAGCGACGGCGCCCTCTATCAGATCTATGCCTCGCCCGGACAGATCACCAACATCGCGCTTGAGCCGGGTGAAAGCCTGACCGGCGCAGGCCCGATCGCCGCCGGCGACACAGCACGCTGGATCATCGGCGACACCGAGAGCGGCTCCGGCGAGACGCGGCGCGTGCATGTGCTGGTGAAACCGTCGCGCGCGGAAATCTCGACCAATCTCGTCATCACCACCGACCGGCGCACCTACATGATCGAGCTGCGCTCGCGCGAGAAACCCTACATGCCGTCCGTCGCCTGGTCCTATCCGCGCGCCCGCGGAGGCTCGGCGCAGGCGATACCGACAACGCCGGTTATCCCGGCCGTGGCGGCGCGGAACTATCGCTATGGCTTCGCATCCGGCGACAATCCGCCGTGGAAGCCGGTCTCCGTCTATGACGACGGGCGGCGCGTCTACATCGAGTTTCCGCGCGGCATCGTCCAGGGCGAATTGCCGCCGATCTTCGTGATCGGCCCCGAAGGCGAGGCCCAGATCGCCAATACGCGCACCTATCGCAACGTGCTGATCGTCGATCGCCTGTTCGGCGCGGCCGAGCTGCGGCTTGGCGGGGGCAAGCGTCAGCAGACCGTCAGGATCGAACGCATCGACGGCTCCTCGCGCGCAACGAATGTCCGCCAGGACAAGGGAGGGCAGTCGTCATGA
- a CDS encoding LysR family transcriptional regulator — translation MLRRDREPEIQMRQLHYVIAAAEHGSFRQAAIAVGVRESAVSRRIRDLEDQAGAALFIRYQRGVVITEAGRKFLTHARRAIAEIDLAVKEVRAAGRAEKGVLRIGIFSSLASGFIADLLERYAGEHPGVRTRFIEGTPADHKAAVRHHEIDIAFLTGEPHVAGCEVTRLWAERVFVVLPEKHELVAREEIEWADLRDRHFIVSEAEPGPEIHDYLVKHLAELGHHPSVEQCPVYNRDTLMQLVALGKGISLTSEATTGTRFRGVAYRLLVTEELPFCAVWSQRNDNPALRRMLSLARNLSAKRFGTRPISDDQA, via the coding sequence TTGCTCAGACGTGACCGCGAGCCTGAAATCCAGATGCGGCAACTCCACTATGTGATTGCAGCGGCCGAGCATGGCAGCTTCCGACAGGCGGCGATAGCGGTCGGCGTTCGAGAATCGGCGGTCAGCCGCCGCATCCGCGATCTGGAGGATCAGGCCGGTGCGGCGCTGTTCATTCGATATCAGCGGGGGGTGGTCATCACCGAGGCGGGACGGAAGTTCCTGACGCACGCTCGGAGGGCGATCGCGGAAATCGATCTGGCCGTGAAGGAAGTGAGAGCTGCGGGCCGCGCCGAAAAGGGCGTGCTACGCATCGGCATATTCTCGTCCCTCGCCTCGGGCTTCATCGCCGATCTGCTGGAGCGATACGCAGGGGAGCATCCCGGTGTTCGCACGAGATTCATCGAAGGCACGCCTGCCGACCACAAGGCCGCTGTCCGGCACCACGAGATCGACATCGCCTTCCTGACGGGCGAGCCGCACGTCGCGGGATGTGAGGTGACGCGGCTGTGGGCCGAGCGCGTGTTCGTCGTCCTGCCGGAAAAGCATGAGCTTGTGGCAAGGGAGGAGATCGAATGGGCCGACCTGCGCGACCGGCATTTCATCGTCAGCGAGGCGGAGCCTGGTCCCGAGATCCACGACTATCTCGTCAAGCATCTCGCCGAGCTGGGCCACCATCCGAGCGTCGAGCAGTGCCCGGTCTATAACCGGGACACGCTGATGCAGTTGGTGGCTCTGGGAAAAGGTATCTCGCTCACCAGCGAGGCCACGACGGGGACCAGATTCCGGGGCGTGGCGTATCGGCTTCTGGTGACGGAAGAACTGCCGTTCTGCGCGGTCTGGTCGCAACGCAACGACAATCCGGCGCTGCGCCGGATGCTGAGCCTCGCCCGCAACCTGTCGGCGAAACGGTTCGGGACTCGCCCGATCAGCGACGATCAGGCGTGA
- a CDS encoding DUF2274 domain-containing protein → MTKLKLGPLANDKPVKVTLELPAALADDLATYAQILGRDTGQPVADPMKLIVPMLERFIATDRGFAKARRSVTPDRR, encoded by the coding sequence ATGACCAAGCTGAAACTCGGTCCGCTCGCCAACGACAAGCCGGTCAAGGTCACGCTTGAGCTGCCGGCTGCGCTCGCCGATGACCTTGCCACCTACGCGCAGATATTGGGGCGGGACACCGGCCAGCCGGTCGCCGATCCGATGAAGCTCATCGTGCCCATGCTGGAGCGCTTCATCGCCACCGACCGCGGGTTCGCCAAGGCCCGCCGCTCGGTCACGCCTGATCGTCGCTGA
- the trbF gene encoding conjugal transfer protein TrbF has product MNLFRRPATHYGKTPQPETPYQKAAQIWDERIGSARVQARNWRFMAFGCLALSAGFAAALVVQSARGTVVPWIVQVDKLGQAQTVAAATADYRPTDPQIAWHLARFIEQVRSVPADPIIVRQNWLRAYEWTTDRGAAALNDYARVNDPFTKVGKQQVAVEVSSVIRASPESFRIAWIERRYENGQLSTTERWTAILTIVVQPPRDAERLKANPLGIYVNAINWSRELGQ; this is encoded by the coding sequence ATGAACCTCTTCCGACGACCCGCCACCCACTACGGCAAGACGCCGCAACCCGAGACCCCCTATCAGAAGGCTGCCCAGATATGGGACGAGCGTATCGGCTCCGCCCGCGTCCAGGCGCGCAACTGGCGCTTTATGGCTTTCGGATGCCTGGCGCTGTCGGCCGGCTTCGCCGCCGCTCTTGTCGTCCAGTCGGCGCGGGGCACCGTCGTTCCCTGGATCGTTCAGGTCGACAAGCTGGGACAGGCCCAGACCGTCGCCGCGGCAACCGCCGACTACCGTCCGACCGATCCGCAGATCGCATGGCATCTCGCCCGTTTCATCGAACAGGTCCGCTCCGTCCCGGCCGATCCGATCATCGTGCGGCAGAACTGGCTGCGCGCCTATGAATGGACGACGGACCGGGGCGCGGCCGCGCTCAACGACTATGCCCGCGTCAACGACCCCTTCACCAAGGTCGGCAAGCAGCAGGTTGCCGTCGAGGTTTCCTCGGTCATCCGCGCCTCGCCGGAGAGCTTCCGGATCGCGTGGATAGAGCGGCGCTATGAGAACGGCCAGCTTTCGACCACCGAGCGATGGACGGCAATTCTCACCATCGTCGTCCAGCCGCCCCGCGACGCCGAACGGCTCAAGGCCAATCCGCTCGGCATCTACGTCAATGCAATCAACTGGTCGCGGGAGTTGGGACAATGA
- a CDS encoding TrbI/VirB10 family protein, producing MTDTGNNNAAPMRLRAEAPRVTRLSRKALAGAGLIVSLGIGGALIYALQTRDRGADGEELYSTENRATADGLAGLPRDYTGPVLGPALPGDLGRPILSAQNEGKPVVPPTVPDPTVDQEEQRRRAEEEAARTSRVFFQTETRTNPTAGADSAAGAGLPNLAGLGLGGNTAQDRQNAFLNAAVDRRTTTTDRVMAPASPFVLQAGAVIPAALITGIRSDLPGQITAQVTESIYDSPTGRVLLVPQGTRIIGQYDNSVQFGQRRVLLVWNRLIFPNGRSIVLERQPGADSQGYAGLEDGVDYHWWDLAKAAGLSTLLAVGAELATSDEDRLIRAIRDGSQDTINQAGQQIIQRQLQVAPTLTIRPGFPVRMIVTRDLVLEPYRG from the coding sequence ATGACAGACACCGGAAACAACAATGCTGCCCCGATGCGCCTTCGCGCCGAAGCCCCGCGCGTCACGCGCCTATCGCGCAAGGCGCTGGCCGGAGCCGGCCTCATCGTTTCGCTCGGTATCGGCGGCGCGCTGATCTATGCGCTCCAGACCCGCGATCGCGGCGCGGATGGCGAGGAACTCTATTCGACCGAGAACCGGGCGACGGCCGATGGGCTCGCCGGCCTTCCACGCGACTATACCGGGCCGGTCCTCGGCCCGGCACTGCCCGGCGATCTCGGCCGGCCGATCCTCAGCGCGCAGAACGAGGGCAAGCCCGTCGTTCCGCCCACCGTCCCCGATCCAACCGTGGATCAGGAAGAGCAGCGGCGGCGCGCCGAGGAGGAAGCCGCACGCACGAGCCGCGTCTTTTTCCAGACCGAGACACGCACGAACCCAACCGCAGGCGCGGATTCGGCCGCCGGCGCAGGTCTGCCCAATCTCGCCGGGCTCGGCCTCGGCGGAAATACCGCGCAGGACCGGCAGAACGCCTTCCTCAACGCCGCCGTCGATCGCCGGACCACCACGACCGACCGCGTCATGGCTCCGGCATCGCCCTTCGTGCTTCAGGCGGGCGCGGTCATCCCGGCAGCACTGATCACCGGCATCCGCTCCGACCTTCCCGGCCAGATCACCGCGCAGGTCACGGAAAGCATCTATGACAGCCCGACCGGCCGCGTTCTCCTCGTGCCGCAGGGCACGCGCATCATCGGTCAGTACGACAACAGCGTGCAGTTCGGCCAAAGGAGGGTCTTGTTGGTCTGGAACCGGCTGATCTTCCCCAATGGTCGCTCGATCGTGCTGGAGCGCCAGCCCGGCGCGGACAGCCAAGGCTATGCCGGGCTAGAGGATGGTGTCGACTACCACTGGTGGGATCTCGCCAAGGCGGCCGGGCTCTCCACCCTGCTTGCCGTCGGCGCCGAACTCGCGACGAGCGACGAGGACCGCCTGATCCGCGCGATCCGCGACGGCTCGCAGGATACGATCAATCAGGCGGGCCAGCAGATCATCCAGCGGCAATTGCAGGTCGCCCCCACGCTGACCATCCGGCCGGGCTTCCCGGTCCGGATGATCGTGACCCGCGATCTGGTCCTCGAACCCTACAGGGGATGA
- the trbL gene encoding P-type conjugative transfer protein TrbL — MGSTSVIDNFLSVFTSYIDSGFGLLGGEVAFIASTLIVIDVTLAALFWSWGADDDIMARLVKKTLFVGVFAYLISNWNSLAKIVFDSFAGLGLKGSGTSFSTADLLRPGKVAQTGLDAGRPLLDSISDLMGWIAFFENFIQIACMFFAWVLVILAFFILAIQLFVTLIEFKLSTLAGFVLIPFGLFGKTAFMAERVLGNVISSGIKVLVLAVIIGIGSTLFSQFTAGFGGATPTIDQAMAIVLAALSLLGLGIFGPGIANGLVSGGPQLGAGAAVGTGLAVGGAALAAGGGAVLAAKGGALALSGGAAAARGGAAAAGAASSAYTLGSMGQSGMSGIASGLGGVARAAGSGAASPLRRGLARAAESLKSSHTGGVKGAFETTGGSSTMGTVGGGGQAANDASAGAAAAGSVNTPPAWAQRMKRGQAMSHGVSAAAHAVRSGDSHGSGSSVNLSESDRS, encoded by the coding sequence ATGGGCAGCACCAGCGTCATCGACAATTTCCTCTCGGTCTTCACGTCCTACATCGACAGCGGCTTTGGCCTGCTCGGCGGCGAGGTCGCCTTCATAGCTTCAACCCTCATCGTGATCGACGTGACGCTTGCGGCCCTGTTCTGGAGCTGGGGCGCTGACGACGACATCATGGCGCGGCTGGTGAAAAAGACGCTCTTCGTCGGGGTCTTTGCCTACCTGATTTCCAACTGGAACAGCCTCGCGAAGATCGTCTTCGACAGCTTCGCCGGACTCGGCCTGAAGGGCTCCGGAACCAGCTTCAGCACCGCCGATCTCCTGCGCCCCGGCAAGGTGGCGCAAACCGGACTCGACGCCGGACGGCCGCTGCTCGATTCCATCTCCGACCTCATGGGCTGGATCGCCTTCTTCGAGAATTTCATCCAGATCGCCTGCATGTTCTTCGCCTGGGTGCTGGTCATCCTCGCCTTCTTCATCCTGGCGATCCAGCTCTTCGTCACGCTGATCGAGTTCAAGCTGTCGACACTGGCCGGCTTCGTCCTGATCCCCTTCGGCCTGTTCGGAAAGACCGCGTTCATGGCCGAGCGGGTGCTCGGCAACGTGATCTCCTCCGGCATCAAGGTCCTGGTTCTCGCCGTCATCATCGGCATCGGCTCGACGTTGTTCTCGCAGTTCACCGCCGGCTTCGGCGGCGCGACGCCGACCATCGACCAGGCCATGGCGATCGTGCTCGCCGCGCTCTCCCTGCTCGGCCTCGGCATATTCGGCCCCGGCATCGCCAACGGCCTCGTCTCCGGCGGACCTCAACTCGGCGCGGGCGCCGCCGTAGGCACAGGGCTGGCGGTCGGAGGCGCAGCGCTCGCCGCAGGCGGCGGAGCCGTGCTGGCCGCCAAGGGCGGAGCGCTCGCTTTGTCTGGAGGTGCGGCCGCCGCGCGTGGCGGCGCTGCCGCCGCCGGCGCGGCTTCCTCGGCCTATACGCTCGGCTCGATGGGACAGTCCGGCATGTCGGGCATCGCCTCCGGTCTCGGCGGCGTGGCGCGCGCCGCCGGTTCGGGCGCTGCCTCGCCGCTGCGTCGCGGTCTCGCCCGCGCCGCTGAGAGCCTCAAGTCGAGCCACACCGGCGGCGTCAAGGGCGCTTTCGAAACGACGGGCGGCTCTTCGACCATGGGAACCGTCGGAGGTGGCGGGCAGGCCGCCAATGACGCCTCCGCCGGCGCTGCCGCGGCCGGATCTGTGAATACCCCGCCGGCCTGGGCGCAGCGCATGAAGCGCGGCCAGGCAATGAGCCATGGCGTTTCCGCGGCCGCCCACGCGGTCCGCTCCGGCGACAGCCACGGCTCCGGCTCTTCCGTCAATCTCTCCGAAAGCGACCGCTCATGA
- a CDS encoding SRPBCC family protein, producing the protein MSDTEAKKPKDNLVVEYEIDAPPEMVWRAISIPELREKWLPEKDLADAVPISAEPGEEVRYRMREEESPFLESIVTFQVGPNVYGGTRLRIIHHLVDARSVRRTPPAANNNWPVLMLAA; encoded by the coding sequence ATGAGCGACACGGAGGCAAAGAAGCCCAAGGATAATCTCGTCGTGGAATATGAAATCGACGCTCCCCCTGAAATGGTTTGGCGGGCGATTAGTATTCCAGAGCTTCGAGAAAAATGGCTGCCTGAAAAAGACTTGGCCGATGCTGTCCCGATCTCGGCAGAACCGGGAGAGGAAGTCCGCTATCGGATGCGCGAAGAAGAATCGCCTTTCCTCGAAAGCATTGTGACGTTCCAAGTCGGTCCCAATGTCTATGGCGGCACGAGGTTGAGGATCATCCATCATCTTGTGGACGCCCGATCCGTTCGGCGAACACCCCCTGCCGCGAACAACAATTGGCCCGTGCTTATGCTCGCAGCATAG